Proteins encoded in a region of the Geobacillus genomosp. 3 genome:
- a CDS encoding HEAT repeat domain-containing protein, translated as MALVFATVAVAALSVVLAGVFIYLIVRKWRENRRETQLRAYKEEHRLPLLRYLLGEEEPSFRFSSPLEREAVLQLLDSFASLLKGKHVQARIRAFAEAHFQGWLRRWLASRHWDERMNALFFIEDLQMEAMLPDIEQLYRSDRVTQGEVAKILVIFAKFDYRPIVTYVFQPKYELTQFTYRVIFGHMSERLLQQVKKRFAELPPAGKYALIDMIGIRRCQERLVLQRLLASKQLEIRVRALKAMAEIGVPLGAQQLGRHLRSPHWQERLMAARLAGKCREEELLPLLYRRLADRSFAVRSEAAAAIARLPGGRAVLRTAARKADDRYARDMARQWLGKEET; from the coding sequence ATGGCACTCGTTTTCGCCACCGTGGCGGTCGCTGCCTTGTCGGTGGTGTTGGCCGGGGTATTCATTTATTTAATCGTACGCAAATGGCGGGAAAACCGGCGTGAGACCCAACTTCGCGCCTATAAGGAAGAGCATCGGCTCCCCCTGCTCCGCTATTTGCTCGGCGAGGAGGAGCCTTCGTTTCGTTTTTCGTCGCCGCTCGAGCGGGAAGCCGTGCTCCAACTGTTGGACAGTTTTGCTTCGCTGTTGAAAGGAAAACATGTGCAGGCGCGCATTCGCGCATTTGCCGAAGCACACTTTCAAGGTTGGCTGCGCCGTTGGTTGGCAAGTCGACACTGGGACGAACGGATGAATGCCCTGTTTTTTATCGAAGATTTGCAGATGGAAGCGATGCTCCCGGACATCGAACAACTATATCGCTCCGACCGGGTTACGCAAGGAGAGGTGGCGAAAATTTTGGTCATTTTCGCCAAATTTGATTATCGTCCGATAGTGACGTACGTATTTCAACCGAAATATGAATTGACACAATTTACATATCGAGTCATTTTCGGCCATATGAGCGAGCGGTTGCTTCAGCAAGTGAAAAAGCGGTTTGCCGAACTGCCGCCGGCGGGAAAATATGCGTTGATCGACATGATCGGCATCCGCCGCTGCCAAGAACGGCTGGTTTTGCAGCGGCTGTTGGCATCGAAACAATTGGAAATTCGCGTCCGTGCGCTCAAGGCGATGGCGGAAATCGGTGTGCCGCTTGGCGCACAACAGCTTGGACGCCACTTGCGCTCGCCGCACTGGCAAGAGAGATTGATGGCGGCCCGTCTTGCCGGGAAATGCCGGGAAGAAGAGCTGCTCCCGCTTTTGTACAGGCGGCTGGCGGATCGGTCCTTTGCTGTTCGTTCGGAGGCGGCAGCCGCCATCGCCCGTCTCCCGGGCGGCCGAGCTGTATTGCGCACAGCGGCTCGAAAAGCAGACGACCGCTATGCTCGCGATATGGCAAGGCAATGGCTCGGGAAGGAGGAGACATAG